In Rutidosis leptorrhynchoides isolate AG116_Rl617_1_P2 chromosome 2, CSIRO_AGI_Rlap_v1, whole genome shotgun sequence, one genomic interval encodes:
- the LOC139889285 gene encoding uncharacterized mitochondrial protein AtMg00810-like codes for MTDLVPMSYFLGIHATRTASDMFLSQRQYATEIIKRAGMATCHPCRTLVEPGAKLTSHGPPVKDLTLYRSLAGALQYLTFTRPDISYAVQQIYLFMHDPREQHMHALKRIIRYIHGTTHLGLQLYASFPTNLVASTDADWAGCPTTRRSTSGYCVFLSNNLLSWSSKRQPPPSRSSAKAEYRGVGNVVAETCWIRNLLRELHCPLTSATLVYCDNVSSVYLSTNPVQHQLTKHIEIDIQFVRDLVAQGQVRVLHVPSRYQFADIFTKGLPYALFDEFRFSLSVRSTPAATAGGC; via the coding sequence ATGACTGATTTGGTTCCTATGAGCTACTTTCTTGGGATTCACGCCACCCGTACCGCCTCTGACATGTTTCTGTCTCAAAGGCAATATGCTACCGAGATTATTAAGCGAGCCGGAATGGCTACTTGCCATCCTTGCAGGACCCTGGTTGAACCGGGTGCTAAGCTTACTAGTCACGGGCCTCCTGTCAAGGATCTGACTCTCTATCGGAGCCTTGCAGGCGCATTACAGTACCTTACATTCACCCGTCCAGACATCTCATACGCAGTTCAACAGATCTACCTTTTCATGCACGATCCTCGGGAACAACACATGCATGCCCTGAAAAGGATCATTCGCTATATACATGGTACTACTCATCTCGGTTTACAGTTATACGCATCATTTCCCACTAATTTGGTTGCATCAACTGACGCTGATTGGGCCGGATGCCCTACTACCAGACGTTCTACCTCTGGCTACTGTGTTTTCCTCAGTAACAACCTTCTCTCATGGTCATCAAAGCGGCAACCCCCGCCCTCTCGTTCCAGTGCCAAAGCGGAGTACCGTGGGGTTGGCAATGTCGTTGCAGAGACTTGCTGGATCCGTAACCTTCTCCGAGAGCTTCATTGTCCTCTCACCTCCGCTACTCTGGTATACTGTGATAATGTCAGTTCGGTCTACTTGTCTACTAACCCGGTTCAGCATCAGCTGACCAAGCACATTGAGATTGATATTCAGTTTGTTCGTGATCTCGTTGCTCAGGGGCAGGTACGGGTTCTTCACGTGCCATCCAGATATCAGTTtgcagacatcttcaccaaaggtcttCCGTACGCACTATTTGATGAGTTCAGATTCAGTTTGAGCGTCCGTAGTACTCCCGCTgcaactgcggggggatgttag